DNA from Daucus carota subsp. sativus chromosome 1, DH1 v3.0, whole genome shotgun sequence:
TATAGGTTCAGTATAATTCCTTATAGAGTGGAGCAATATTCTAAATTAGAGAGTAATTGTGTCGAGTCTCTAGATTCTCAAACtctatttttgataattaaacatACTCACGCACCCATTTTGTAATAAGAAGATTTGAACCTTCGATATCCCGTAAAGGGAGGGAGCTGGGGGAGATTCTGCTCCCTCTGGCCATGTGTAGCATTAACACATACATCCTTTTATTCTCTCAGTTGTACCTTCCCCTTCCTTTTCTTCTTTGTTTTTACTGGGTTTTAACTACCTAGATGccatatattttactttttttgttCCTATTCATGACGAAGTTGAACCGTGAAACAGATTCCTTACAGAGAACACGAGTAACACTAATGCCCTTGTATTTTCTGATACAGGAGTTTTTTGCACTGAAACGAGCTAAAAGATAGAAATGATAATTGCGGTGGATTTAACGTAGTAACACATAAAAAGGTATGATATTCTTTATCGTCGTTACAGAACACTTGGATTGCTATTACCATTAGCTGACAGTTTCGCTCATATCATTAGCTGACAGTTTCGCTCATACAGTCTGGCTGCCCTCGTAGAAACACACACATAACACATGCTCTCTAGACAAAAGAGAGATCGAACTGATCTTGAAACGATATTATTCTAGGAAGAAAGCTAGATCATAGCTGAATAAACTTGTGTTTAACAGAAAGGGAAGATTTTGCGGATCTAATAAGCCTAAAATGAAACAGCAGAGCCGGCTAATTTGGTTAAACCGAAAGTGATCCCCATGGCTAACCACCCTCCAGCTAAAACCCGAGATATAGACCTTATGACAGGTGCTTTTCCCAGCATCGCACTCAGACCTCCGAACCCTATCAATGCAGAGCTTACTGCAGCTGTGACAGCTATTAACCTCACATGATAATTCTTCACAAATGCTGCAGCCAGTAGGGGCACCAGGGCTCCTATGGCAAACATGAAGGCTGACACTAGCGCGGCCTTCACAGGGCTAGGCAATTTCTTCTTCTTCGCCTCTAACTCGGCCTTTGCTTTATTTCCATGCACAGCTTCCCTCTTTATTTGTTCCACTTCCGTGTCATATTGAGAATACACTGACACAAATTCTCCGATGGCCATGCTACAAGCTCCAGCAACCAGTCCTGCAATTCCGCTAAGGATCATGGTCTTTTGGTCAGTTCTGACAGCTCCAACGCCCATAATGAGGGATGCAGTAGAGAGCAAGCCGTCGTTTGCTCCCAGCACACCAGCTCTGAGCCACTGTGATCTCTGTGAGTAATCAAAAGCCTCCTCAGTTTCAAATGCTTGCGCGGATTGTTGTTCAAATTGTTTGTTGGGATGATCATGAACTTTGATGGCAACTGCCATGATGATAACAAAGTTTCAGAGAAAATTAAGGAAATTATTGAGAGAAATATAGCTAGAGACAGAACCAACAGTGTGCTTGAGTTTGTTGGAAGATAGATATGGGGGAATGTGGATGGCACACGCCATATTTATAAGAAGTTGTTAGTGTGTAATGCACAAGATACGTATAGAGTGAGTGTTAAGACTCCCGTCATATATAGAGATAAAAATGATTTGTCTTGAATATAAACAGTCAAACAATTCTATGTTTTACgaggatttcaaaaaatatcctTTCAAACTATTCAAAACCaacaatatcatattaatttggAGTTAATAAGTGTTACGCGGCCTAACATGTTGAGCGACTTCATGCATTTTGTGCGTAGAGCTATCTTGCTTGAGAAGATTGTGGAATATTCATGTGTTTACGCTTCTTTACGGTTTCAGAAGTATTTTGTGGGAGACTCAATTTTTGCATCACTGCATATATCACTGTTTAAAAATCTATTAGGCATCAACCGGGTAGTTTTACATCTAGGGTGCTTAAAGATTAAGCCAAGACAAGTGCTTGTGCATATGAATGTGGTCAAAACAAATTATAGGAAACTATTTGGGAGAATTTAACATGGATATCTGTTGTTAGAGTTGCTCGTTAGCCAGAGAAAAAACAAAGGATGACGAGTCAATCCTGATAtcgaaatatattaaaaagtttCGGCGTGTTTATTATATGTAAAAGTTTCGGCGTGTTTGCTAGTCGTTAGAGTTTGCTCGTTAACTAAAGAAAGTATATGACGATAATGCGCGAAACTTGATATCCGTGCATATTTGAAGCCTGGCGTGCGTGTACACGTTCGTCTGATCGACTGACGTGCGTGTGTACTCGTTCGTTCGATCGACTTATGTTACAGAAAATGTCATATGCTGATTTAAAGCGAATAACGAATATCGACATATATTTGAAAGCTCTAATATAACACGTgtgctttcttttcttttcttttcttttttgaaaaaaacacgTGTGCGTTCCAGTTcgttaaaaaataattcaaattaaataccGATTTCAAGtataatttattgattatttaaactccGAAATTAGTGAAATTAAAACCAGATATCTATTTTTAGCAAACATGAAAAAAGAAACAACAAGAGGAGAGAAGGCGAGATTGTCACAAAGAAGCTCCTGGGCAATGTACTTTTTTTATAGCTGTTGTCTTCACCTTTACATAAAGAAAAAATTCCGTTTAAACATAACGCTCATGTTGCATCGAAAAGGGAGATGTGGACAATCAAGTGAGAGAACTCACCGGCGAAAATGCCTTTTCAAATTGTTAGAGCAAGCCCAATGCAATTCCCTATTTTCAacccctaaaatattatataataatggttacctaaaatataggggacaaaaaaattgttttgctCCAATGGTATTCCCTATATTGATCCcctatatttcaaattcacatatgcaactgaaatagagagagaaattgCAGTGATAAATGACagaaaaacaagaggatatATGAGCTGGTGATGACATGGAGAATATAGgggtttgctttttcatccctcaaataaggggttgaactttctctcacctaaaataAATGAGGGATAGGGAGTTGCGTTGGAGTTGTGTTTTTTGTTCTCAATCTTCAAATATTGTCCATGTAGACTAAATATAGGTAAGGAGTgggtgcattggagttgctcttacgCCTCGTTTAACAGgtacattattatattataatatttgctgATTTTACTCTAATAATTCAAAAACTACATGGTATAAAAAGAAATTACTGGTTTTAACAATATTCTTATTAGTTAGTAAACACAACTGAATAAGTAACTAATATATGGATTTGTCCCGTTTGGGATATTTATGCGCGGAGACgtttataatttgttatattgTTTCTAAATTTCGTGTTCGTCTTTTCTTGGTAGTTGATTCAACTTTTTACGAAATGTTTAAagcatactccctccgtccccttttacttgtcctttttgaaaaaataacgcatcttaagaaaatgttagttggatatctttttttatatatatccctaataaatgtaatgaattagatagagttgtgtatatatatatgctagtcaaacattgaaagttgttattttttgaaaaaacatacaaaaagttgttttgaaaaaagaagtggacaagtaatttgggacaaatttttttttcaaagtggacatgtaaaaggggacggagggagtaataactaATTGAAACACTAATCGAAACACCGACCTTGAGTGTAATGTTATACAATATCGAATGTaaattcgaaaaaaaaaattcagataatATGACAGATAAATCATTGATTTTGATAACATGATTTATCACATACACGagattcattaatattaatgagagtaaattcaatcaaaaattgCTTGTGTAATGGGATACGTTCGAAGCCCCGAGCTTGCAAGTAGTTTTGAAGTATGCCTCTAATTCAAGTAATTTTCCCTACTACTGGAAATATTTCACTTGGATTGGTATGATTGCAGTAGAAATAGGTTTCTTTCTCTTTCAATGTTCTCTCTGTGCTTGTTGGAAATTTGCAATGTCTCCTCTGTGGTTGGACCTCTAAACTTATATTATTAgtactaagagcaagtccaagagtgccctAAATTCATGttctaaatcaaaatttgaagCATTTGAAGTAAAAAgatgctccaacaatgtcctagtggtgccCTAAACAAATAGGACATCTAACAAATGCCTTATTTTTGGGGCACAATCATGCATGTCCTAAaccatttttatcaataaaatattagcttTACTCTCATTCCAACACATCTCTCTTCTCTCTTCTTTTCACTTCCCTccgacaataatttaaatatattactattttaataataaggcacaaaaataaggcatgttgttggatgtggtatattaaaatgatgtcctaaatcactaggatattattttttattatattcataggGCACTTGCTagaacattgttggacttgctctaacttaTAACCTGTGTAATGTACAggatttttttgattattttataaaaaatttatttataatatattaagaatgatgaaaaaataatttatcaataataaataaaaataaaatatgaaataatatttttttttaagtcacgACTACTTCTGAGGTATTAAGCTCTTATCTCGTTATTTGATCAaccttatttttgaattttgacttCGTGTTTATTTATTGTTGTATTGCTTGCGACATCGGTCATTATGATAACTTCTTTGTTGATTATGTTGTGTATCATTGACATATTCTTCGTGAAATATCGTATGTTTATTTTTGATTCTtctcaaaaatttatattttgatatgaACAAAACTTTATCAGATGATTTTTAGAGATATAGTTAAAAAGTTGGTGAGCCTCTAGTGGTCTATGTTCAAGATCTTGGTCAGTTTTATATTTTGAAGAGTTTGGTGTCATGACGGATGTTGATTTGTATTCGTATGaaagttttataaataatatcaacTCGTATTAGAGTATTTTCACGTTttctcttaatattttttattattaattttgtgatgttaactatttattgaaatatgaaGTAATAGTCACAGATCCATGTGACTATCTAATCACAAGATTGCTCAGTGCGTATCTAACCGCAAGATCATTCCAAATAGCACACGCATATGACATATAGACAATACTATTGCGGATATCAGTGGATACAGAATTTAAGATCCACGAAATCACCATAATTATATAACGTGTCCAGTGTGCAAGTAACGGAGAATCAACAACAGGTTTGACATAGGTGCCATCAATAAAACCTAGCTTAAATTTAGCAGATAAAGCTAGTTTCATAGAACGACGCCACTGAGTATAGTTACTCTCAGTAAAAGTGACATTCGTGAGAATAGTACTAGACTATTCGAAGATGCAAACAATAAGGATGTAAAGCATCAATTGTTGAGGAGAGAACACTTGATGTTGCAAAAGCGTAAGATAACTTTGTAGCATGAGCCATGAGATCAACCGATAAAGACGATGCAAATCACGCAAATGAGAAATGGAGAAATATTTAGAATACTACAAATAACCACAATAAACTGATTACAATCGCAATCTCAACTATCACACTAAGCAATGACTTAGAGATCGAACAAGTACTTGAAATGGAGATCGAAAGAAATGAGCCTCAATCGAGAGAGAACGAGAAAGAGATTAAGCGAGAGAGAATAGTAGAGAGATCGATGTAGCACGTGAAAGAAAAATGAAGATCGATGTAGCCAGAGATGAAGAAGAGGCTTATCtccctggctctgataccatgaagGAGATGTAGCCAGAGATGTTAATTGCATTCTCTTCTTGTATGACTTCAGCAGTAAATATATTCCTAATACTAATTACCAGTAGGGGTAAGCATTCGGATTGGTTAACCGAAAACCAAACCGAATAACCGGAAAAAATTCAGTTCGGTTAATCGAACTAAATATTTTGGTTCAGTTTTCGGTagcaaaatttcaaaatttcgatttttcagttttttaaccGCGGTTAACCGAAAATCGTTTGATTAACCAAATTGTCAatacttaataaaatattaatattttaattcatatcACCTAATTATCTATACAGAAGACTTATTCAGTTTAAACTTAAAAACCTGATTTGAAACTCGTGAAATATATTGAAACTTCTTCACTTCAATTAGCTCATGTCCTGTGCGATTGTAATTGTGATGCAACTAATCTTGTTTGAGTATATATATTTGGGTATGTGAATCATCATAGTATATGTCTTTGGATTTGTGTATCTTTGTGTATATGTTAATTAGATTACTGGAATACACTCCTGTAAAAATCTTGGAGTCTAAAACAGTTGGTCATGACTGCTGCTACTCTTTGTTTATGTGCTGGACTCATTTGAATAACGATCAGTCCAGAGTATAAGAGGTATTATTGTTACTGAGCTGCAACcaacatttttattcaaaatatcgGTTTTTACGCTTCGATTTTTGGgaaaaaccgaaataatttttcggttcggtttcaaaacCGAacttttttcggttcggttttcggtaggcATATTTCCGACAATTCAGTTTCGATTAACCGAattaaaattcggttcggttcgatttttACCGAATGCAAAGCCCTAGTCAGTAgcaagataaatattttttttagccTAATAAAACACACTTATCTACTGTGCTATACGTAAATGTTAAATTAAATATCATCTCTATTAAGACTaagttttcatatttttttctccattaataaatctataaagtttaaatcattaaaatttGAGAACTATTTCCGtagaaattattttgtttgaatttgatcatatacatttattaaatttgattatatttaattgcaTGCTTACCATTTGTTGCCGCTTTAgagtaataaaattatttttatgttttatgttgATAGAtgaatttggtgaatcaacaaacgtgaggttcgttgaCGGACTTAGGTGTTTTACGGTGATTATATGACGGAAATCCGCCGTGGGCGGTGGTTTTtaggtgtttgagggtggctgagatcaagggaatatatttctgctctcgttctcacaactctcgatatatccccttgatgtgcctacgtacccctttatataggggatcaagccgtacgtagttctatagaaccaagactcctagtttgatcaggactagacctcttggggataagaccaaccatGGGTcggtgacttatcacttagagttctactccagttagaagtatGCCTTGAGGCAATTACCctagactcctagtccaagtacatcacggatacggcatcatccccactacgagagatgacactaaccgctactcttcgtagcatggaggagacatcggatagagccgtgaccactTCTACGAGGCgtagggacgcgtccttaccccctagtgaaggttctcactaagaggtaaggacaatgaggagccaagttacacgatcgtcccagtcccccaatgagggctaactcaccagcatacaggacccggacatatgatcggccttcatgtcacccctgagggccttctacaatcatgatcaccccaagcccccgcacgaggacaacccggcagatagcaggattggggattatagatcacgcccggtcgtaacccgggaactaacagatgagcctgataacttccagatgagcctggcactagtcttcatatccctcggaagggtagatcttcgtatccctcggaagggtcgtcatcgagACTCACTCAACCTCACACACATATCACTTACCTGTGGGCGCGACCATGGAGGGGGCGCCCTTTGTCTTTCCTGTTTATTCCCCCATTCTTGAGACatagtacattcatccttaaGACACAAGGCCGCGCCTCCCGGGACTACCCCGCGGAGGGCGCGCCCGTCTCTATCCCTTCATGGCTAAAACTGGCCAtaacattttatattaatattaattaaattattaagcgaaaattaaatctaatatgATTATCCAATAATATAACAGAATTGAATATGAATAATAATTTAGAATCTTAAAATCGACCCGATCCCATTTGAATCTGGATAAATTAAATGAAAGATGTGCCGTCAACTCTATTATGAAGTCTTATTTGATTCGTCTTGGTGACTCCTGATTTGATTTATGCAATCGGTTGTATCTCTATCTCACCTGCAATTTTAAATGTTCATCTTGACATcacatatttgatgattttcatCATTAAATGTTGGAGGAGAAAGATATAGGAGCagttaacttaaaaaaatatttattatttttcattaagaagttatttattaataaaaaataatttttaattataggtTAGGATATTTATTCTCTATTTATAATTTAGAGTTTATTGCATTTTGCAACCCGCTTCTTTGCGCGAAATACAGTTAATTACACAGACTTTATTTTGTTTCAGTTCGCCTAGTTAACTTTCATTCCGTTAGCATTTTACACCTAACCATTAAATTGTCTAcaaaatgttatttttataaaatgttattttttgaaaaaaccaACAGCTCTTTCAGCAGTCTTATTTAACTGTttttaaagaaataaataattgaaatattaatattgatattattagtcatgttttattttttttgtcctaacttaataaatattttagttgaatCTCAATTCTAATTAATATGGGAATCattgttatattaggtatgtaCTCATGAATATAAGTTTTAgttctcaaaaataaaataaaaaatgttaaagattttattatattttttcttgttaAAAAATTTGCTTTAAGGTTTTATCTTGTAAATttgaatattacaaaatatttttattaatattattaatgtaagatttgatttaatatgattaatataacatttgattaatataacatttgatttacaaaatatcttgtaaatttgctttaaatatttttattaatattattaatataacattttaCATTTGGTTGGAAGCTGAAAGAGGGAGGGAAAAATCAGATGAACAGTCTCGAGAGGGTTGCTtattgtatttttgtttttagttttaattttaaatgtgAAATTACGGTATTGTCCTTAACGTTAACGTTGACATTTTGATTTTCAGACCGAAAATGATTAACAGGTGCAAACTGTATGATAGTTAATAGTTAAGTAGGCGAGCTGACACGGAATAAAGTCTGTGTACTTAACTGTTTTTCGCGCAAAGAAACGAGTTGCAAAGCGCAATAAGCTCTATAACTTAtcatgta
Protein-coding regions in this window:
- the LOC108197606 gene encoding vacuolar iron transporter homolog 1-like, with the protein product MAVAIKVHDHPNKQFEQQSAQAFETEEAFDYSQRSQWLRAGVLGANDGLLSTASLIMGVGAVRTDQKTMILSGIAGLVAGACSMAIGEFVSVYSQYDTEVEQIKREAVHGNKAKAELEAKKKKLPSPVKAALVSAFMFAIGALVPLLAAAFVKNYHVRLIAVTAAVSSALIGFGGLSAMLGKAPVIRSISRVLAGGWLAMGITFGLTKLAGSAVSF